The proteins below are encoded in one region of Xenopus laevis strain J_2021 chromosome 8L, Xenopus_laevis_v10.1, whole genome shotgun sequence:
- the glrx5.L gene encoding glutaredoxin 5 L homeolog (The RefSeq protein has 1 substitution compared to this genomic sequence), giving the protein MSWCLSKVSAAVLRGSARTPQACGSLSVLRWLSSDSVSPEHLDGLVKKDKVVVFIKGTPAQPMCGFSNAVVQILRMHGVNDYAAYNVLEDQDLRQGIKNYSNWPTIPQVYFNGEFVGGCDILLQMHQNGDLVEELNKLGIRSALLDAEPSQEKK; this is encoded by the exons ATGAGTTGGTGTTTGAGCAAAGTCTCCGCAGCTGTTCTGCGAGGGAGCGCTAGGACTCCGCAGGCCTGTGGCTCCTTATCCGTCCTGCGATGGCTTAGTTCAGACAGCGTATCGCCCGAGCACTTAGACGGCTTGGTGAAGAAGGACAAAGTGGTGGTGTTCATCAAGGGCACCCCGGCCCAACCCATGTGCGGCTTTAGCAACGCGGTGGTGCAGATACTCCGCATGCATGGAGTGAACGACTATGCGGCCTATAATGTGCTGGAAGACCAGGACCTGAGGCAGG GGATAAAGAATTATTCAAACTGGCCCACCATACCTCAGGTCTACTTTAATGGTGAATTTGTGGGAGGCTGCGATATCCTACTTCAAATGCATCAGAATGGAGACCTTGTAGAAGAGCTGAATAAGTTGGGAATTCACTCTGCGTTGTTAGATGCTGAACCAAGCCAAGAGAAAAAGTAA